From one Flavobacterium sp. N502536 genomic stretch:
- a CDS encoding YaiO family outer membrane beta-barrel protein — protein MKGQKVDTDSLLTVVLKDMKSIRPDYKTNIQRALLGKKLAPDYLDFYLVLGRNYDLTKAKDSARFYYNYVIDKSPKYEDAYLYLINIDLEVKNYDNALVLTDKAIESFPDNKTFRLKRIAIYSLQNDAKNEEKELKSIRAKYPNDADIEQRLFTLYSKTNIDRAGAYYNYTTIDRDGVGPWHLVSADYMRQRTWGSIIGKVSYAKRLSSSLVMASGLQFEVESYLSGKKNNYSYIDVAYSKDSAFPEWRLGYSYFYNFNKGWEADLGFRFIEMQDNSNLKTLNVGLGKYFGSYWVNLRSYIQKDGPSFTLTSRYYYGTKLDYITVIAGYGTSPDDQTRSAEYQNRASLSSYRLSAGFYKLIKNHYIFGLLITDNQQEYTAKKFQNELDFAFILQYKF, from the coding sequence GTGAAAGGACAAAAAGTAGACACCGATAGTCTTCTGACTGTGGTGCTCAAAGACATGAAAAGCATCCGTCCGGATTATAAGACCAATATTCAAAGAGCTTTGTTAGGGAAAAAACTGGCTCCGGATTATCTTGATTTTTATCTCGTATTGGGTCGGAACTATGATTTGACGAAAGCAAAAGACAGCGCCCGGTTTTACTACAACTATGTGATTGATAAAAGCCCAAAATACGAAGATGCCTATCTGTATCTGATCAATATAGATCTGGAAGTCAAAAATTACGACAATGCTTTGGTATTAACCGATAAAGCGATTGAATCGTTTCCAGACAACAAAACCTTCCGACTTAAAAGAATCGCTATCTATTCTCTGCAAAATGACGCTAAAAATGAAGAAAAAGAGCTAAAATCGATTCGGGCAAAATATCCTAATGATGCCGACATCGAGCAGCGTCTTTTTACCTTATACTCCAAAACCAATATCGACCGAGCAGGTGCTTACTACAACTACACCACAATTGATCGTGACGGTGTTGGTCCCTGGCATCTGGTAAGTGCCGATTATATGCGGCAACGTACCTGGGGAAGTATAATTGGAAAAGTTAGTTATGCCAAAAGACTTTCCTCCAGTCTGGTTATGGCTAGCGGACTCCAGTTTGAAGTGGAATCTTATCTTTCGGGAAAGAAAAACAACTATTCGTATATTGATGTTGCGTACAGCAAAGACAGTGCTTTTCCGGAATGGAGACTGGGGTATTCCTATTTCTATAATTTCAACAAAGGCTGGGAGGCCGATTTAGGGTTTCGTTTTATTGAAATGCAAGACAACAGCAATTTAAAAACACTAAATGTGGGTCTCGGAAAATATTTCGGCTCCTATTGGGTCAATTTACGGTCCTACATTCAAAAAGACGGTCCTTCGTTTACCCTGACTTCACGTTATTATTACGGAACTAAACTTGACTATATCACTGTAATTGCGGGTTACGGAACGTCACCGGACGACCAGACCAGATCGGCAGAATATCAAAACAGAGCTTCTTTAAGTTCCTATCGATTGAGTGCCGGCTTTTATAAATTAATCAAAAACCACTATATTTTTGGTCTATTAATCACAGACAATCAACAGGAATATACCGCCAAGAAATTTCAAAACGAGCTTGATTTTGCTTTTATACTGCAATACAAATTCTAA